In Wenyingzhuangia fucanilytica, the following are encoded in one genomic region:
- a CDS encoding alpha-ketoacid dehydrogenase subunit alpha/beta, with product MSITVDSKNEQELTFNQFREEILNDYYIAVLSRECSLLGRKEVLTGKAKFGIFGDGKELPQIAMAKAFEKGDWRSGYYRDQTFMLALGELTPQQFFAGLYAHTDIKHEPFAAGRQMGGHFASHSLDENGAWKNLTEQYNTASDVSCTAAQMPRLVGLAYASKLYRQEASVQKGYEKFSKKGNEVAWGTIGNASTSEGHFFEAINAAGVLQIPMVASIWDDEYGISVHQKHHTTKENISEVLKGFQRDDENKGIEIFNVKGWDYSSLIDAYTKASQIAREEHVPVMIHVSEVTQPQGHSTSGSHERYKSEERLQWEKDFDCNKKMREWILDFDLSTEDRILKIVENEDELIAIEKRAKQEVSAAKRAAWQAFLKPLKVEENSLLTILDKVCEESINKNFIQKLRNELEAMAEVHRKDIYGTARKVLSYIREENIPSKAILQKWLQKNLPIAQEKYSSKLLNDFGKGASSIQEVPPTYNNEKEIVDARIIIRDNFEALLKKHDNLFIFGEDAGKIGDVNQGLESLQDKFGELRVADTGIREATIMGQGIGMALRGLRPIAEIQYLDYILYAVQTLSDDLACLRYRTYGKQTAPLIVRTRGHRLEGIWHSGSPMALILSCLRGMHLLVPRNMTKAAGFYNTLLQTDEPAIVIENLNGYRLKEEKPNNLGEYLTPIGYSETIKEGTDITLVSYGSTLKIVMEVAQKELAQVGINAEVVDVQSLMPFDLDHNISYSVSKTNRLAIIDEDVPGGASAYILQKVIDEQNAYQYLDSKPICISAQEHRPAYGSDGDYFSKPSHDDVFERVYAIFHEANPSKFPKLY from the coding sequence ATGTCTATTACTGTTGATTCAAAAAACGAGCAAGAACTTACATTCAACCAATTTAGAGAGGAAATTTTAAATGATTATTACATTGCCGTTCTAAGTCGCGAATGTAGTTTGCTAGGTAGAAAAGAAGTCTTAACAGGAAAAGCAAAATTTGGAATTTTTGGTGATGGTAAAGAATTACCACAAATAGCCATGGCCAAAGCTTTTGAAAAAGGAGACTGGCGCTCTGGTTACTACAGAGACCAAACTTTTATGTTGGCTTTAGGAGAGTTAACTCCACAACAATTCTTTGCTGGACTATATGCCCACACAGATATTAAACACGAACCTTTTGCTGCTGGTAGGCAGATGGGAGGACATTTTGCATCGCATAGTTTAGATGAAAATGGAGCGTGGAAAAATTTAACCGAGCAGTATAACACCGCTTCGGATGTTTCTTGTACAGCAGCACAAATGCCAAGATTAGTAGGTCTTGCTTATGCATCTAAATTATATAGACAAGAAGCCTCGGTACAAAAAGGATATGAGAAATTTAGTAAAAAAGGAAATGAAGTCGCTTGGGGAACTATCGGTAACGCTAGTACCAGTGAAGGTCATTTTTTTGAAGCTATAAATGCTGCAGGAGTTTTACAAATTCCAATGGTGGCTAGTATTTGGGATGATGAATACGGAATTTCTGTTCATCAAAAACACCATACTACTAAAGAAAATATTTCTGAAGTTTTAAAAGGTTTTCAAAGAGATGATGAAAACAAAGGGATAGAAATTTTTAATGTAAAAGGTTGGGATTACTCTAGTTTGATTGATGCATACACCAAAGCATCACAAATTGCAAGAGAAGAACATGTTCCTGTAATGATTCATGTTTCTGAAGTAACACAACCTCAAGGACACTCAACTTCTGGATCTCACGAACGATATAAAAGTGAAGAACGTTTACAATGGGAAAAAGATTTTGATTGTAACAAAAAAATGCGCGAGTGGATTTTAGATTTTGATCTATCTACCGAAGACAGAATATTAAAAATAGTTGAAAACGAAGACGAATTAATTGCTATTGAAAAAAGAGCTAAGCAAGAAGTTTCTGCTGCTAAAAGAGCTGCGTGGCAAGCTTTTCTTAAGCCTTTAAAAGTAGAAGAAAATAGTCTTTTAACCATTTTAGATAAAGTTTGCGAAGAAAGCATCAACAAAAACTTTATTCAAAAACTTAGAAACGAACTTGAAGCCATGGCAGAAGTTCACCGTAAAGATATTTATGGTACTGCCAGAAAAGTTTTAAGTTATATACGTGAAGAAAACATACCGAGTAAAGCCATCTTGCAAAAATGGTTGCAAAAAAACTTGCCAATTGCTCAAGAAAAATACAGTTCAAAATTATTAAATGATTTTGGTAAAGGTGCTTCTAGTATTCAAGAAGTCCCTCCTACCTATAATAATGAAAAAGAAATTGTAGATGCAAGAATTATTATTCGTGATAATTTTGAAGCATTATTAAAAAAACACGACAACCTATTTATTTTTGGTGAAGATGCAGGTAAAATTGGTGATGTAAATCAAGGATTAGAAAGTTTACAAGATAAATTTGGAGAATTACGTGTTGCAGATACTGGTATTAGAGAAGCAACTATTATGGGGCAAGGAATTGGAATGGCTTTAAGAGGTTTACGCCCTATTGCCGAAATTCAATACCTAGATTATATTTTATATGCTGTTCAAACTTTAAGTGATGACTTGGCTTGTTTACGTTACAGAACTTACGGTAAACAAACAGCTCCATTAATTGTTAGAACAAGAGGACATAGATTAGAAGGTATTTGGCATTCTGGTTCTCCAATGGCTTTAATTTTAAGTTGTTTAAGAGGAATGCATTTATTGGTTCCAAGAAACATGACCAAAGCCGCAGGTTTTTACAACACCTTATTACAAACTGATGAACCTGCCATTGTAATTGAAAACTTAAATGGTTACCGTTTAAAAGAAGAAAAGCCTAACAACTTAGGAGAATACTTAACTCCTATTGGATATTCTGAAACTATTAAAGAAGGAACAGACATCACTTTAGTTTCTTATGGTTCTACCTTAAAAATAGTGATGGAAGTTGCTCAAAAAGAATTGGCTCAAGTAGGAATTAATGCAGAAGTTGTAGATGTACAAAGTTTAATGCCTTTTGATTTAGATCACAATATTTCTTACAGTGTTTCTAAAACTAACCGCTTAGCAATTATTGATGAAGATGTTCCGGGAGGAGCTTCGGCCTATATTTTACAAAAAGTAATAGATGAACAAAATGCTTATCAATATTTAGATAGCAAACCTATTTGTATTTCTGCCCAAGAGCACAGACCTGCCTATGGTAGTGATGGAGATTATTTTTCTAAACCTTCACATGATGATGTTTTTGAAAGAGTATATGCTATTTTTCATGAGGCAAA